In Nocardioides sp. zg-1228, a single window of DNA contains:
- a CDS encoding response regulator transcription factor has protein sequence MIRILLADDHTLVRRGVRLILEQEPDLTVVAEAADGTEAVERVRDTEVDLVVLDIAMPRMTGLQAAAEIAQRRDPPKILMLSMHDNEQYFFGALKAGASGYVLKSVADEDLVGACRAAMRGETFLYPGAESTLVRDYLDRLRRGERVPASVLTAREDQVIKLIAEGRSSREIAKELHIALKTVEGHRANILAKLGMRDRVELTRYAIRAGLIEP, from the coding sequence GTGATCCGGATCCTGCTGGCCGACGACCACACCCTCGTGCGCCGCGGCGTACGCCTCATCCTCGAGCAGGAGCCCGACCTGACGGTCGTCGCGGAGGCCGCCGACGGGACGGAGGCCGTCGAGCGGGTGCGCGACACCGAGGTCGACCTGGTCGTGCTCGACATCGCGATGCCCCGGATGACCGGGCTGCAGGCGGCCGCCGAGATCGCGCAGCGCCGCGACCCGCCGAAGATCCTGATGCTGTCGATGCACGACAACGAGCAGTACTTCTTCGGCGCCCTCAAGGCCGGCGCGAGCGGCTACGTCCTCAAGTCGGTCGCCGACGAGGACCTCGTCGGCGCCTGCCGCGCGGCGATGCGGGGCGAGACGTTCCTCTACCCGGGCGCCGAGAGCACGCTCGTGCGCGACTACCTCGACCGGCTGCGCCGCGGCGAGCGGGTGCCCGCCTCGGTGCTCACCGCCCGCGAGGACCAGGTGATCAAGCTGATCGCCGAGGGACGCTCCTCGCGCGAGATCGCCAAGGAGCTGCACATCGCACTGAAGACCGTGGAGGGCCACCGCGCCAACATCCTCGCCAAGCTCGGGATGCGCGACCGGGTCGAGCTGACCCGCTACGCGATCCGCGCGGGGCTCATCGAGCCCTGA
- a CDS encoding sensor histidine kinase, with product MRLPSHLPLFWTICLINGVVLVGAALLLVLSPARVSADAVPSEILVIGLGLVVIILTNALLIRWALAPLHRLISRLEGIEHLEPTELPEEGSGPVLGIARSVNGLLDRLGEERRTGDARALAAQEAERHRIAQELHDEVGQSLTVVLLGLKQLESQAAPGLVPELAAVRESARAGLDDVRRVARRLRPGVLEDLGLASALAALATEFADHSSASVRRSFAPGLPPLSPEAEVVVYRVAQEALTNAARHADAGEVELSLHRLGSHVVLEVRDDGRGFTGLSEGSGLMGMRERAALVRAELSVISQPRHGTTVRLKVPVDAIEEVPA from the coding sequence ATGCGCCTGCCCAGCCACCTCCCGTTGTTCTGGACGATCTGTCTGATCAACGGTGTGGTGCTGGTGGGCGCGGCCCTGCTGCTGGTCCTGTCCCCCGCCCGCGTCTCCGCCGACGCGGTGCCCTCGGAGATCCTCGTCATCGGCCTGGGGCTGGTCGTGATCATCTTGACCAACGCCCTGCTCATCCGCTGGGCGCTCGCACCGCTGCACCGGCTGATCTCCCGCCTGGAGGGCATCGAGCACCTCGAGCCGACGGAGCTCCCCGAGGAGGGGTCCGGCCCCGTGCTCGGCATCGCCCGCAGCGTCAACGGCCTGCTCGACCGCCTGGGCGAGGAGCGCCGCACCGGCGATGCCCGGGCGCTCGCCGCGCAGGAGGCGGAGCGGCACCGCATCGCCCAGGAGCTGCACGACGAGGTCGGCCAGAGCCTGACGGTCGTGCTGCTGGGACTCAAGCAGCTGGAGTCGCAGGCCGCGCCCGGGCTGGTGCCCGAGCTCGCGGCGGTCCGCGAGAGCGCCCGCGCCGGCCTCGACGACGTACGACGGGTGGCGCGACGGCTGCGTCCCGGGGTGCTGGAGGACCTCGGGCTCGCGAGCGCGCTGGCCGCCCTGGCCACCGAGTTCGCCGACCACAGCTCGGCGTCGGTGCGCCGCTCGTTCGCGCCCGGCCTCCCGCCGCTGAGCCCGGAGGCGGAGGTCGTCGTCTACCGGGTGGCCCAGGAGGCGCTCACCAACGCCGCCCGGCACGCCGACGCCGGCGAGGTCGAGCTGTCGCTGCACCGGCTCGGGTCCCACGTGGTCCTCGAGGTCCGCGACGACGGCCGCGGCTTCACCGGGCTCTCCGAGGGGTCCGGGCTGATGGGGATGCGCGAGCGCGCCGCGCTGGTGCGCGCCGAGCTGTCGGTGATCAGCCAGCCGCGGCACGGTACGACCGTGCGGCTCAAGGTCCCCGTCGACGCGATCGAGGAGGTGCCCGCGTGA
- a CDS encoding SPFH domain-containing protein, with protein sequence MPPPDENATLDPTGAAWVVWLVIVGPGLLFVTLLCLRRVAPGELVLVVRGGTVVRVRRNGLVARWPGLERFEAVPTDPRVLPLVVRSRTCDGVDVVALADLTLLVHDVEPGTAYAPSAHAARSAEDVVARAVEQLEVGTLVDDLDELQDRWPAELTRLLPLGTEATALSVTEVEARLTGGAV encoded by the coding sequence ATGCCCCCGCCGGACGAGAACGCCACGCTCGACCCGACGGGCGCCGCCTGGGTGGTGTGGCTGGTCATCGTCGGACCGGGGCTGCTGTTCGTGACCCTCCTCTGCCTGCGCCGGGTGGCGCCCGGCGAGCTGGTCCTCGTGGTCCGCGGCGGGACCGTGGTCCGCGTGCGGCGCAACGGGCTCGTCGCGCGGTGGCCGGGGCTCGAGCGCTTCGAGGCCGTGCCGACCGACCCGCGGGTCCTGCCGCTGGTGGTCCGCTCCCGCACGTGCGACGGCGTCGACGTCGTCGCGCTCGCCGACCTGACGCTCCTGGTGCACGACGTCGAGCCGGGCACGGCGTACGCCCCCTCGGCGCACGCCGCCCGGTCGGCCGAGGACGTCGTCGCGCGCGCGGTCGAGCAGCTCGAGGTGGGCACGCTGGTCGACGACCTCGACGAGCTGCAGGACCGCTGGCCCGCCGAGCTCACCCGCCTGCTGCCGCTGGGCACCGAGGCCACGGCCCTGTCGGTCACCGAGGTCGAGGCCCGGCTGACGGGGGGTGCGGTGTGA
- a CDS encoding TrkA C-terminal domain-containing protein, with amino-acid sequence MSTGTEYLLEVAVSVALIASAIGFAIGLAVGRGRQPRWQEKGSFVHKVSIGFATLDRLDAVLLRFEVEPSSRLSGVEVGELRLPVGSGVAILARGKEVIVPDSRTVLRTGDQVLVVAALGQVARVEDRLRSVSRYGRLASWAEDMDDGSGSARAFGVRRRIA; translated from the coding sequence GTGAGCACCGGGACGGAGTACCTCCTGGAGGTCGCGGTGTCGGTGGCGCTGATCGCCTCGGCGATCGGCTTCGCGATCGGGCTCGCCGTCGGTCGCGGTCGCCAGCCCCGCTGGCAGGAGAAGGGCAGCTTCGTCCACAAGGTCTCGATCGGCTTCGCGACCCTCGACCGGCTCGACGCGGTGCTGCTGCGCTTCGAGGTGGAGCCGTCCTCGCGGCTGTCGGGCGTGGAGGTGGGCGAGCTGCGGCTCCCCGTCGGATCGGGGGTCGCCATCCTCGCCCGCGGCAAGGAGGTCATCGTCCCCGACTCGCGCACCGTGCTGCGCACCGGCGACCAGGTCCTCGTCGTCGCGGCGCTCGGCCAGGTCGCGCGGGTGGAGGACCGGCTCCGCTCGGTCAGCCGCTACGGCCGCCTCGCGAGCTGGGCCGAGGACATGGACGACGGCTCCGGCTCGGCACGCGCGTTCGGCGTGCGCAGGCGGATCGCGTGA
- a CDS encoding ArsB/NhaD family transporter, translating to MILTSAALAIFIIAYALIATERVHRVAAALGGVAGMVVIGLVDAETAFFDHHTGVDWNVIFLLFGMMIIVGVLKQTGLFEFLALWAAKKSGGHPYKLLVLLVLVGAAVAPILDNVTCVLLVAPVTLSVCRRLGLPSAPYLISLILASNIGGMSTLIGDPPNIIIASRAGLTFTDFLVHSLPLTIILLVLFVVMARWLFRKDMTRMGNVHGLDDLRPVDAITNVRMLRRSLVVLLLVMVAFSLHSVMHLDPSVVAMMGAGAMVLVSRTEPEEFLEEVEWATLAFFMALFVLVGALVQVGVIGAISEWAAEAMGERELLGATALLFGSGVVGAFVDNIPYTTATVPVVEEMVSGTATAGADSPLWWAFVFGADLGGNATAVAAGANVVVLGIAAKAGEPISFWGFTKYGVVVTVMTLLVAWVYVYLRYFAWA from the coding sequence GTGATCCTGACCTCCGCGGCGCTGGCGATCTTCATCATCGCCTACGCCCTCATCGCGACCGAGCGCGTCCACCGCGTCGCCGCCGCCCTCGGCGGTGTCGCCGGCATGGTCGTCATCGGCCTCGTCGACGCCGAGACGGCGTTCTTCGACCACCACACCGGCGTCGACTGGAACGTCATCTTCCTGCTCTTCGGGATGATGATCATCGTCGGCGTGCTCAAGCAGACCGGGCTCTTCGAGTTCCTCGCGCTCTGGGCGGCCAAGAAGTCGGGCGGCCACCCCTACAAGCTGCTCGTGCTGCTGGTCCTCGTCGGCGCGGCGGTCGCGCCGATCCTCGACAACGTCACCTGCGTGCTCCTCGTCGCCCCGGTCACCCTGTCGGTCTGCCGGCGCCTCGGGCTACCGTCGGCGCCCTACCTGATCTCGCTGATCCTCGCCTCCAACATCGGCGGCATGTCGACCCTGATCGGCGACCCGCCCAACATCATCATCGCGAGCCGGGCCGGCCTGACGTTCACCGACTTCCTGGTCCACTCGCTGCCGCTGACGATCATCCTGCTGGTGCTGTTCGTGGTGATGGCGCGCTGGCTCTTCCGCAAGGACATGACGCGGATGGGCAACGTGCACGGCCTCGACGACCTGCGTCCGGTCGACGCCATCACCAACGTGCGGATGCTGCGCCGCTCGCTCGTCGTGCTCCTGCTGGTGATGGTCGCCTTCAGCCTGCACTCGGTCATGCACCTCGACCCGTCGGTGGTCGCGATGATGGGCGCGGGGGCGATGGTGCTGGTCTCGCGCACCGAGCCCGAGGAGTTCCTCGAGGAGGTCGAGTGGGCCACCCTCGCGTTCTTCATGGCGCTCTTCGTCCTCGTCGGCGCGCTCGTGCAGGTCGGCGTCATCGGCGCGATCAGTGAGTGGGCCGCCGAGGCGATGGGCGAGCGGGAGCTGCTCGGCGCGACCGCCCTGCTCTTCGGCTCCGGCGTCGTGGGGGCGTTCGTCGACAACATCCCCTACACCACCGCGACCGTGCCCGTCGTCGAGGAGATGGTGTCCGGCACCGCGACCGCCGGAGCGGACAGCCCGCTGTGGTGGGCCTTCGTGTTCGGCGCCGACCTCGGCGGCAACGCGACCGCGGTGGCGGCGGGCGCCAACGTCGTCGTGCTCGGCATCGCGGCCAAGGCGGGCGAGCCGATCAGCTTCTGGGGCTTCACCAAGTACGGCGTCGTGGTGACCGTGATGACGCTGCTGGTCGCCTGGGTCTACGTCTACCTGCGCTACTTCGCCTGGGCGTGA